TATGATGCATACAGGAGATTTATAACCATGTTTGGAAGCATTGTTATGGGCATAGAAAGGCAAGCCTTTGAGAAGGCATTGGAGGCCATGAAGGAGAAAAAGGGCGTCCACCTCGATACAGAGCTTACAGCAGATGACCTGAAGAAACTTGTAAAGGAGTTTAAGGCCATATATAAATCTGAAACAGGGACCGACTTTATAGAAAACCCTTTTGAGCAGCTCAAATTTGCCATTAATGCGGTATTCGGCTCATGGTTTGGCGACAGGGCTGTCAAATATAGAAAACTCCACGGAATACCTGATACCCTCGGCACTGCCTGCAATGTCCAGGCAATGGTCTTTGGAAATATGGGAGATAATTCAGGGACAGGTGTTGGTTTTACCAGAGACCCTTCTACGGGCCAGAGGAGATTCTTTGCAGAATGCCTTATAAATGCACAGGGCGAAGATGTTGTAGCAGGGATCAGAACTCCCCTTCATATAGATGAGCTGAAAAAGAGATTGCCGGATGCATATAGAGAGCTTGACAGGATTTATAAAAAGCTCGAGAAACATTATAAGGATATGCTGGATATTGAGTTCACTGTTCAGGAAGGTAATCTCTATATGCTGCAGACAAGGGTTGGAAAGAGAACCGCTCAAGCAGCCCTGAAGATTGCTGTTGATATGGTTAAGGAAAAACTCATTGATAAAGAGACAGCGGTCTTAAGAATAGAGCCTGAACAGCTTGACCAGCTACTTCACCCAATGATTGACCCCGATGCAAGAGTTCAAGTCATAGCAAAGGGCCTTCCTGCTTCTCCAGGGGCTGCAGTAGGTAAGGTGGTTTTTACAGCAGAGGATGCAGAGCTTGCAGCAGAGAGAGGAGAAAAAGTCATCCTCGTCAGAACCGAGACATCTCCAGAAGATATTGGCGGCATGCATGCAGCCCAGGGAATCCTCACAGCAAGGGGAGGAATGACCTCTCATGCAGCAGTTGTTGCGAGGGGAATGGGCAAGTGCTGTGTTGCTGGTTGTGGAGCAATAAATATCAACGAGGAAAATAAATATTTTGCAGTAAATAATCTCATAATAAAAGAGGGCGATTATATTACGCTTAATGGCACCACAGGCGGCGTTATCATCGGTCAGGTCCCACTTGTCAAGCCAGAATTGACAGAAGATTTCAGGACACTTATAAAATGGGCTGACCAATTCAGAAGACTCAAAGTAAGAACCAATGCAGACACGCCGAAGGATTCAAAAGTAGCAAGAGATTTTGGTGCGGAGGGCATAGGCCTCTGCCGTACCGAGCATATGTTTTTTGAGGGAGACAGGATCAAAGCTGTCCGTGAAATGATACTTGCTGATGATGCCGAAGGCAGGAAAAAAGCCCTCTCAAAGCTCCTCCCAATGCAGAAAGGCGATTTTACAGGAATCTTCAGGGAAATGAATGGACTGCCGGTAACAATACGGCTACTCGACCCGCCACTTCACGAATTTCTTCCCCACACAGATGATGATATCATGGAGCTCTCAAAAGAAATGAATGCACCATTTGAAAAACTTATAGCAAAAAACAAGTCCCTTCATGAATTTAATCCGATGCTCGGCCACCGCGGCTGCAGGCTCGGAATAACATACCCCGAAATATACGAGATGCAGGTTCAGGCCATCATGGAAGCTGGATGTGAACTTGCAAAACAGAAGGTAAAAGTTATCCCTGAGATTATGATTCCACTTGTAGGCCATATCAATGAATTCAAAGTTATGAAGGAACTTGTTATCAGAGTTGCAGAAGATGTCCAGAAAAAATATAAGACCAGAGTCAAATATACTGTTGGGACAATGATAGAACTTCCGAGGGCAGCCATAACTGCAGATGAGATTGCTAAGGAGGCAGAATTCTTTTCTTTTGGCACTAACGACCTCACCCAGACAGTCTATGGCCTTTCGAGGGACGATGCTGGAAGGTTTCTACCTTATTATATTGAGAAGAATATACTTGAGGATGACCCATTTGTCACATTAGACCAGAACGGCGTGGGCCAGATGGTTAAATTTGGCATTGATAGAGGCAGGTCTGTGAGGAAAAACCTAAAGGTCGGCATCTGCGGAGAACATGGTGGAGACCCTAAGTCAGTTGAGTTTTGCTACAAAGTCGGCATGGATTACGTAAGCTGTTCGCCTTACAGGGTGCCCATTGCAAGGCTTGCTGCTGCTCATGCTGTCCTGAAGGAGAAAAAGGGAAAAGACCTTTCAAAATCAACTGTGTAAAGGAGCCATTACCCACAGAGAAATATATTGAAAACAAAAGAAAAAAAGATAAACCCCAATAATGCAATTAACCACAGAGTTCACAGAGTTAAGAATAACCACAGAGACACAGAGACACAGAGTTATAAATTGGGAAATGAGAAATAGGAAATGGGAAGTTATGACTGCACTTCTTACTTCTCACTTCTCATTTCTTACTTCTCTGTGCCTCTGTGTCTCTGTGGTTTTCTTTAATGCATTTTTCGGGTTAAACACATGAACAAAGATGTCTTTATGAAGAGGGCATTGGCCCTTGCTGCGAGGGCAAGGGGAAGGACAAGTCCAAACCCTATGGTAGGGGCTGTCATTGTTAAAGGCAATAAGATAATTACACAGGGTTACCATAGAAAAGCAGGCACGCCACATGCAGAGGTTATTGCCTTAAAAAAAGCAGGTTCAGAGGCCAGAGGCGCAACGCTTTATGTGAATCTCGAGCCCTGCTGCCATACAGAAAAAAAGACCCCTCCATGCACCAAATTAATTATTGAATCCGGCATGAAAAAAGTAGTTGTTGCAATGATAGACCCGAACCCTAAAGTTTCTGGCAGGGGGATAAAAGAGCTTAAGGATGCAGGGCTTGCGGTTGAGGTCGGTATTATGGAGCCAGAGGTAAGAGAGCTGAATGAGGCATTCATTAAGTTCATTACAAAAAAAGAGCCATTTGTAATCCTCAAGGTCGCCCAGAGCCTTGACGGAAAAATCGCCACACCCACAGGAGAGTCCAGATGGATAACAGGCGAGAAATCCAGAAATTATGTCCAAAAATTAAGGAACTCGGTGGATGCTGTGCTCGTTGGCATTGGCACAGTACTCAAAGACAACCCCTCACTTACATCCAGGATTCCTGGTGGTAGAAATCCCTACAGAATAATAATTGATAGTTTCTTGAGGATACCTCTCGATGCAAAAGTATTAATCCATAACTCAGATGCAAAAACCATCATCGCCACAACCAGGGATGCAGAAGAGGAGAAAATTAACTCGCTAAAAGCCCGGGGGGGCAACATCCTGGTCATAAAGGATATCAACGGGAAAGTAGACCTGAGGGCACTTATGAAAGAACTCGGGAAACTGGACATAACAAGCGTAATGATTGAGGGCGGCTCATCAATAAATGCCTCAGCCCTTCAAAGCGGTATTGTAGACAAAGTAATGTTTTTTACAGCACCTAAGATAATTGGCGGCAGGGATGCAATTGCCTCGATTGGGGGAGAATTCACAGGCACTCTTAAGAATTCAATTAAAATACGCAATCTGAAAGTAAAAAAAATCGGGGAAGATATTCTCTTAGAGGGCTACTCCCTCAAGTCAAAACATCTCCAATAACACGGAAGCGTTTATAATCCTGATAGTCTTGTATTTGCCTATATCCAGTAAATCTTTATCTCCGGTAACAATAAGATCTGCTGATGCAGATAAAGCGCAGGCAATGAACTTATCATCATCGGCATCCCTGCATACTCTCTTGATTTTATCCGTAATCTCTATAACTTCAGAATACGGGAGAACTTCCTCCTCAATGATCACCTTTATCTCCTGTTCTGTCAAAGAGAACTTCGGATATTCAAGAACAGTCTTGAACTCCCTAAAAGTCTCCCTTGAAAACATGGGGACAATACTTCCATTCTTCCAGAGATCAACTATTTTTGAAAGTTCCCCTCTAAACAACAGGGCTGACACCAGTGTATTGGTATCAAGAACAACCTTTCTTACCGCCTTTTCTTTCTTGCCCATTTAACTGCCTCTGCAACATCGCCTTCAGTAATGCCGAGTTTTCTGAGTTTTTCCCTTATGCCCTCAATCGCTGCATCTGCAGGGGTTATTTTAACCGGCATGAGAATTATCTTTCTGTCCTTTACTGAGACATCAAAGTATTCAGTATCAGGGAATGACTTGACGACCTCCTTTGGCAGGGTCAGCTGATTTTTAGATGTCTTTTTTGCAAGCATGATTCCTTACCTCCTTACTATAAGGATATATTATTCGACAGGAAAAGGCAATCACAGAATATCTCCTTCGGCGATTTCCGCTAATGTCTTCGCTGTTTGTGAAGTGCCGAAGGTATCTGGGCGAACGAAGTAAGCCATGTTAGCCGGAGCTGGCCTTTTCGCCTCGGCGAATCCCGAGGAGTCGGGATACCGCCTATCTAAGCGGTCCTTTCAAGAGCCGAATGTCATCAATCCATGCGGTCCCCTTGCCATTGATAACCAGATTGAGCTTCACATTGTCGGGATTCTCTCCCTTTTTCAGGAAGAACGGCGTCTCTTCTGTTGTCCAACCTGTAGTGCCAGTTAGAGGTGTCTGAAGGCCACGAGAAAAGAACTCTCCTTTGCCAGGAAAATGACACCACATCTCCAGATACACTTGACCTTCTACACCCTCCGTGCGAACCCTGGCTTGGTAAATCAAGCGGGCATCTTCAATGTCAATGTCACCTACTTCAAATAGCCGTACTACTGTAGGCTCTGTTACAGTAATTCGCAGAGAACCCTTGCCATCGCTTGAAACTTGCTTATCAATCTGGACGCCAGACTGTGTGATGATACCCTGCATGCTGTCAATAGGGAAATGTTGCAACTCGGTGACTTCCTCTGATGGCTTAGAACAACCAACTACAATAAAAATCATCGCCACACATATACATATAGCCAGATTTTTCATACCCTTGCCTCCTTTCTTAAGTCAGCCGATTTCAGATAACGTTATTGGTGCAAAAGAAGCCAGAATGGTTTCTATGTAAGTTTTTTGCACCATGTTAACCGCCAGTTGCAAACATCTTCAAATACGAGAAATTCCTTCAGTCTATCTTTTTAATGCCTTGTATTTTGCAAAACATTTTAACCCTCTTATATCTGAGTTTACCTTCTTTATACTTTTTCAGCCATTTATCAGTAGGAGACAGAAACAGGTCGTTGTCCCGAAGTGTCGGGATAACTGAGCTGTTCTCTGTTGATTTCTCGTCTCTATTGTTTTGATTTTCGTATACCGAACGGAAATAGTAATGATTGAAAAGGCGATTAAATTCAGTAAAGTAAATATCGGCCACTCGTTTATTGCCTCGAATAATGATCATGTTTTCATCGTTATCTGTTGTAGAGGCATCGCTGAAGTTAGCCGAGCCTGTAACTACTATAGGGTCATTGCCCAGGGGATCCACAAGAAGGAATTTTGAATGTATATATGCCACATGCTTATTAAGGCCTATAATTCTGGTATTGACTTCTTTGGTCCACTGATACAAAGGATCCTTTATGTAAGAGCCCCAGGCTTTATAAACATTATTACCTGCCCCAACATAAGTAAACTGCTTTTTGCTTCTTGGATTAGGCTTGTCCT
This portion of the Nitrospirota bacterium genome encodes:
- a CDS encoding AbrB/MazE/SpoVT family DNA-binding domain-containing protein codes for the protein MLAKKTSKNQLTLPKEVVKSFPDTEYFDVSVKDRKIILMPVKITPADAAIEGIREKLRKLGITEGDVAEAVKWARKKRR
- a CDS encoding pyruvate, phosphate dikinase, producing MKDLLGGKGAGIAEMTNLKIPVPAGFTITTEACNEYFKNKKKYPPGLWEQVLTNLKKIEKAMGMKFGDATNPLFVSVRSGAKFSMPGMMDTVLNLGLNDTTMKAIIKKTGNERFVYDAYRRFITMFGSIVMGIERQAFEKALEAMKEKKGVHLDTELTADDLKKLVKEFKAIYKSETGTDFIENPFEQLKFAINAVFGSWFGDRAVKYRKLHGIPDTLGTACNVQAMVFGNMGDNSGTGVGFTRDPSTGQRRFFAECLINAQGEDVVAGIRTPLHIDELKKRLPDAYRELDRIYKKLEKHYKDMLDIEFTVQEGNLYMLQTRVGKRTAQAALKIAVDMVKEKLIDKETAVLRIEPEQLDQLLHPMIDPDARVQVIAKGLPASPGAAVGKVVFTAEDAELAAERGEKVILVRTETSPEDIGGMHAAQGILTARGGMTSHAAVVARGMGKCCVAGCGAININEENKYFAVNNLIIKEGDYITLNGTTGGVIIGQVPLVKPELTEDFRTLIKWADQFRRLKVRTNADTPKDSKVARDFGAEGIGLCRTEHMFFEGDRIKAVREMILADDAEGRKKALSKLLPMQKGDFTGIFREMNGLPVTIRLLDPPLHEFLPHTDDDIMELSKEMNAPFEKLIAKNKSLHEFNPMLGHRGCRLGITYPEIYEMQVQAIMEAGCELAKQKVKVIPEIMIPLVGHINEFKVMKELVIRVAEDVQKKYKTRVKYTVGTMIELPRAAITADEIAKEAEFFSFGTNDLTQTVYGLSRDDAGRFLPYYIEKNILEDDPFVTLDQNGVGQMVKFGIDRGRSVRKNLKVGICGEHGGDPKSVEFCYKVGMDYVSCSPYRVPIARLAAAHAVLKEKKGKDLSKSTV
- a CDS encoding putative toxin-antitoxin system toxin component, PIN family, with product MGKKEKAVRKVVLDTNTLVSALLFRGELSKIVDLWKNGSIVPMFSRETFREFKTVLEYPKFSLTEQEIKVIIEEEVLPYSEVIEITDKIKRVCRDADDDKFIACALSASADLIVTGDKDLLDIGKYKTIRIINASVLLEMF
- the ribD gene encoding bifunctional diaminohydroxyphosphoribosylaminopyrimidine deaminase/5-amino-6-(5-phosphoribosylamino)uracil reductase RibD; this encodes MNKDVFMKRALALAARARGRTSPNPMVGAVIVKGNKIITQGYHRKAGTPHAEVIALKKAGSEARGATLYVNLEPCCHTEKKTPPCTKLIIESGMKKVVVAMIDPNPKVSGRGIKELKDAGLAVEVGIMEPEVRELNEAFIKFITKKEPFVILKVAQSLDGKIATPTGESRWITGEKSRNYVQKLRNSVDAVLVGIGTVLKDNPSLTSRIPGGRNPYRIIIDSFLRIPLDAKVLIHNSDAKTIIATTRDAEEEKINSLKARGGNILVIKDINGKVDLRALMKELGKLDITSVMIEGGSSINASALQSGIVDKVMFFTAPKIIGGRDAIASIGGEFTGTLKNSIKIRNLKVKKIGEDILLEGYSLKSKHLQ